The Medicago truncatula cultivar Jemalong A17 chromosome 7, MtrunA17r5.0-ANR, whole genome shotgun sequence genome includes the window CTggacaacaaattaaaacaaaaaacatactcTGTGGAGAGTTCCATGCTCAGCACTGAGTCTTAGCCACCTGAGAGCTGGGAGGTCGAAGCTGGTGATAGTTTTGATTCTACCAGCTTGAGGGTTGTAGATGTCAGGTGATGAAGATGAGACCATGTTCTGGTGAAGCCTGGCAGTGCAAATTGTTTCCGCAAGACCGTTGTgcctttctctttctcttctgcTTTTCTGATGATGTGGCCTCCactcatcctcttcatcttcatcttcttcatcttgtCTGCTGGGGTGGCGTTGTTGTCTCTCTGGAGGGCTCATGATGCTGAGTCCTCCTTCCACTTTGACAATGGCTCCCTTCTCCTGGTCTTCATTCCTGCCTTGAAGTTTTTCAACTATATGCCTGTTCACGTTCAATGCATCTTCCAAGAAATCCCTCTTGAAGCCACTGAAAATGTTGCCTCCTTCATTTTCTTGTTGTTCCCTTCCTCTCCTTTGTTCTCCCCTTCCTCTCACTTGTTGTTGCTGATATTGTAAAAACTCTTGCTCTTGGTTCCCAGCAAGATAGAATCTCTGTCAAGCATTGTCagtcaaaaacaaacaaatgccAATTTCTATTAGAGTTAAAACTTGATTATCTTTTATCATATTAtaatctatatatattatatgggAAGTTTCATTATGCTCAGTGCTCACCCTAGGCATCTCATCAAGTTGATTTTGGAAGCTGCCAGTGTCAATAAGAGAAACGGCAATGACTGGAGTGTCCTGGTCATTGTACATCCAAAATACAGTACCGGTAGGAACTGCAATGAGATCACCCTCTCTGAAGCGGTTAACCTTTTGGTGACTGTCTCTGAACCTGCGTCCTTCTCCTTGTTCAGATTCCCTGAACCTGCGACTCTCTCCTTGTTCAGATTCCCTAATCCTGCGACTCTCTCTCTGTTCAGATTCCCTGAACCTGCGACTCTCTCTCTGTTCAGATTCCTGTGGCTCCTCAAAAGTCTCAGGACAACCCGGGAATACCATGCCAAAATATCCACTACCTGTAATTGGTATAGTAAAAAATACTTACTTCTATGTGATCACTAATATATGCATGTAATGTAGGTAAAGATATTGGAAGAAATATCAAAGTAACTGACCTTGTTGGATGAAAATTTCTTGAGGAGCATTGGAGTAGGATGGTCTGCGGAGAGAATTGCGTTGAAGGGTACAACGAGAGAGGGCCACACCTGCACATCTGAATTGCCTGTTGTTTGGATTCCAAGTCTCAATAATGCCACCTTCTGACTCTATACGGTTATCAGGTTCAAGGGCATTCAGCTGCTCTAGCTGGCATTCATTTTGTTGAGGCTGCTGCTTTTGATGAGGCTGATGCTCTCTGATAGCAAAACAGCTACTTAAAAGTAGAAAAAGAGAGAGTGCAAGAAGCTTAGCCATGATTGGATAGAATGAATATATGCTTGGTTGTGTTGTGATGCGGAGATCCTTAATTGCATGGGAATTTATAGTGAAAGAGAGCAATGTGAAGGAGTGACACGTCATATCAGAGAATATATATGTGTTACTGAGCATTAGACATTCTTCATCGTGCATGGCTATGAAAGCCATGTGCATTACACCTCACAAAGTCACAATGTCTCATTACTGCAGGTGGCTTCAATTCAACATTATATCCATAACCAAACAAAACTATAAGAGAGGAGTGTTCAGAGCTAGCTGAAATCGGTGGTGATGGGGACcatatatgaatatataattCATTGTTATCTTGCATATATGCTATTTTCTTGATTTTCATGCACATGAGGTGGTCATTACTGTCTTGTAATATTTAGATATATATGCACCCGATTCACTTTcaactttatttcaaattactGTTCTTACATTGAATGTTTGATATGAATCATAGGATTGAGTTTGACATGCGTGCGTGCACATGTCTATCTAGCTAGCTAGTTAACTATAAGTTGGAGATATGTATGTAGCCTGTGAGTGAGTGAGAGACATAATAGCAATAGATAATAGATGTTATATATGTAGCCATTATTTCAAGTATTGGTATATATTTaaatagaaatgatatttgaacaatattttttaataatttttgtgataactttcattctcatatacattatttttttactttttctctgTTGCTTTAGATTTTgtactaatattttattttctttgtaaaattttgattgtcttaaaagttgtcatataaatgaatgtttaaataacacaactttatattaaatcaatatatcattccttaaaaataaaaaaaaatcaatatatcatattgtttgtataaaaataaataaatatatccaTGGATTTGATACAGTGGAATCTAAAAATTGTGAGTTTGGATTCCATTAATGTTTGTagagagagataaatataaaaacctTTGAGCTCAAATGTTATTTCTACATTTGAGCGAAACAATAATATCTCCACCCTAAAttaatcacataaaaaaaatatcctgCTGTTTTTTTTACCCAATCAAGTTTTATTTATCAACTATTCCGAAATATATTGATCGAGTTCTTGCATGAGTTTCTCAGTAGTCTTTTCTCacttcaaaattttatgtttaaactattttatttataattttcacTTTGTTCTCCGTTCAATTATCTTTAAATgactaaataaattttgtagattttattatttttattggaaaATTATAACTTTCAATATCTACCGTTTGAAATTTGGAAAAGAAAcatgattctttttttaaaaaaattgggtaCCTTCATGCAGTTGTGTAGTCTAATCATTGAGCTTTGTGGAACTTAAATGATCAATAAACTCTTCATAAGAGTTTTAACATTGGTGTATGCCTAAACTCAAGTTTAAACTTGAGGCTTTGATTAAGCTAGAAAGGAGAAATGAGAGGACCAAGAAAAGCGATAAAGTTTCTTTTGTAACCTATAGGTTACAAAAGTTTCATTTATAATGTTCTTTTTGGGGTGGATTCTAGGATGATGGCTCAATTAAGTCTCTCATTGGTGAAACCTACAAAATTTATCATTAGATTGTATTGATGgttcaaatttgttttatataGAGATAAGAACATCTAGACAATCCTGCACACAACCACACATGTTTGCCCTACGAGTCCATCCCCACATTCAcagtatatttatttttttggacaaaatttCATCCTTTCCATTAATGGTATGAAGTGTGATCGGTTCTTTCACTGATATAGTGGTTGGTGGAGCCACCACCACCATCTGTGCTGGAATCGGCACCAAAGGTGTTTGTGGTGGAGTCACCACAACTACGGTTTTCTTGTGTTTAATAGTGGTTGTTATCTCTACAAAAAGAAGTCGTCATAACGGTTTGCTAGGTTAATAAGAATGGGTTTGAGGTGGGAAGATTGGTCATTGTTGTAGGAAAGGGAAGAGAGTTTGATGGAAGGTGATGATTGAGTTTATCGTCGGTGATGTGTTATGACTTGTGAGTGTGTTTATGTTGATATATGTGGTATTTATAGAAACAGAAATCTTTGAACACATATCGTTGTCTAATATGTAACAACATGAACATTCAATAAGGATGATATAAAGAATGAATTGATTGATAAGAATAAACATTATGATAGCTTAATGTTCATGCAGTtgatctacaaaaaaaaaaagtattatactTCATTTGAGATAAGTTGAAATCGCATACCtattcaaaagtaaaaaaagtcATACCATATACATGAACAGTTCAAATAGTATAATCATCATGAACTATCGCAGAGCAATAATTAATCACAAGATTAAATTCAATGAACACCTTTACAACCAAGTTTTTGTCACCGAAGTGTTGTTGTGCAAATAATTAATTTCTCAAAGCATGGATAGTCAAAATAGACTTTCCTctgttataattattattgtagCAATAACTTAACGATTTAAAGGTAACAAAATCCTTGTGTTGTTTTGGGGGTTAGTTTCCACTTTTGGAGAAATGTTGGACCACAGATACATTTTGTATCAATCTTTTGAACTATGATTGTTGACTTGTTGTTGGGAAGGAAAATGATAATGGATGGTCTctgttcataaaaaataaaataaaaaaagataacaaaatCCCTACAACATCCAGGGCCATCATCAACCGCCTTCGTTCATCTAATTGATTTATATACTTATCCTATCGTGTATACTTTTTCACTCAATCTGAGGATACATAACATTTATTTACATGAAAATGTGTAATTTCGATTTTATTATGTCCTTCAATGCAAATTGTACGTTGATTGAGTTTCAAAATGATTGGaggaaaaatttgaaatttgaaaagtgTTATCATGTATGTTTGATTGAGTTTCAAAATGATAGAGGcgaaaaattagaataaaatcaTTAGTTGCCTACCTCTCAAAGAAGTCACACTAATGTATATTAGCAATAGAAACCATGCCAAATTTGAGTAGATATTGTGTAAAGAAACCAAGAAAACATCAACAATATTTAACCAATTAACAAAAGAACATGCAGGCTTAataatggagaaaaaaaaaacttacatagGTTGAAAACAAAGCTCCAAGAAGtgtaatcaaattaaaaatgcatcaagattaagattaagataTATTTGATTGGTGGTCTAAAAATGAGGCATGCTCGTATataattaagattaagatatatatatatatatatatgcgcgCGCGTGAGAAATATGATCAACGGACACCGTggtttcaaatttaatatatgacATCGATGAtaattatttattgtagaaCTATATTACAAAATTGACTGTTGGATTGAAAGATATTAAAACATAGATCATgtgtataaaattttacattaacCGGAAGCCATTTGATATGTCAATTagataaatcaaaattaacatgCAATAGAAATCTCCAAATTATCCATCATTCACTTTATAACACCTACTTGAGGGCTTATTTGCTTTAAAAAGAAACAACCTTACTtcctatttcttcaaaagtgTTTTCAAGATACTTACATAAATCTTTGTACATATATTATTGTCTAATATGTAACAACATGAacatatataaagaaagaattgattaactaaaataaaaaattattatagctTACTATAATAATTTATACCTATTTAACAGTAAACCGTTTATAACCACATACATGAACTTGTCAAATAGTATAATCACCATGTGCTATCAAGGAACATTAATTAATCCAACCACAGATCCACATAGCTCATATTGGGGTCAATTGACCTCACTTCTCTTTAGAAAATAAACCAATAATTTGATGTTTTGATGTATTGACTCCACATATCCAGAAATTATACTACAAACAAACTAATACTGATGAATAAACTgatatcatattatatttgttgaCTTATACAAtccattttgaaaaaaatggatGGTCTTTCGTGTGTATTGTCTTAGGAATAAAGATTGGTTtataactttaaaaataaataattggtttttctttaaAACATGAAAGGAAGTTGAAGTGGTCGACTCGCTGCTCTATGTGTGTTCATGTTTCTGTTAAAATTgggggtctaactcatcctttttcccaatacaccccctcaCACCCAGCACTCTTTGAGCTTGGTGTGTGAATAGGTTTAGGCagcccttgaattcgacaagctctgataccataatgaaattggaggtctaactcatccttaaaaaTCAATTCACAAGGTGAGAATTGTctcctctatataaactcttatAAAGAGTCTTATCtttccgatgtgggacatgaTTTTTTCCCAATAGTTTCAACTTTAAATTAAGAGACTCTTGCAAGtgtaaccatttttttttttgttgcaatttattgaaatttagtGAAGAAACATTCATCCATATAAGTTGCTCCTCTTATTCATATTCTTGAAggtgcttatattttgaaacaaaaccaaCATTAGAGTCTCACATCAACTAAAGAATCAATTGCCATTCTTAAAAATAAGATTCATAGAGGTTGATATTCAAAATATGAAATGTGCAACTCTAAAGGAGATcgatttttgaaatattatccGGTAATATAGATAGTGATATTTTTAGTAATgttgaaaatgaagagaaaaaaatgcgACATTTTGAAAATATGAAACACACATAGAGCGATTccaattcttcaattttaaggagtcttaaaattttgaatgtacaatgatataattttttaaatctccaattttttttaataatcatgtGATAATTTTATCACTTGCATttacatattatataaataccTATCATAAATGGACTTCAACCCCACTTATTAAAATTTCTGGATCCATTGTTGAATTAATCACAAGATTAACTCTTCGATTTCTAGAGGAAGGTCGTAATAATTTGGAGTTTGGCTATAAGATAAGTAAATTATGACTAAAAAATCTCTCACTCGATGTTCAAATTTAAGTTTTTCCACAAAAGTTCATTAAACACTTGAACACAATCACTTTgataaataatatgaatatgcGGAATAGAGTTGAAGGAACTAAATAGTAGTTGTCTAGTTGAAATGTTGAATGATGTAGTTTGGTTGGAGGTGATTTTACTAGTAGGCTCAAGCGACTGTGAAATTGAACTcttacttcaaaaaaattatgacataCGATAGTATAGTATAAGAAGTTGAATGTTGATACCATGTCAAGTTATTTTAAGCCAACTATTTTTTTGCGATTAGCGAATACTCGATAATTCTAATGCATCAAGGATGAGACATTTCATAAACCATAAaccatgaagaaaaaaacaaacttcTAAGACACAGAACACAC containing:
- the LOC25499266 gene encoding legumin A, with the translated sequence MAKLLALSLFLLLSSCFAIREHQPHQKQQPQQNECQLEQLNALEPDNRIESEGGIIETWNPNNRQFRCAGVALSRCTLQRNSLRRPSYSNAPQEIFIQQGSGYFGMVFPGCPETFEEPQESEQRESRRFRESEQRESRRIRESEQGESRRFRESEQGEGRRFRDSHQKVNRFREGDLIAVPTGTVFWMYNDQDTPVIAVSLIDTGSFQNQLDEMPRRFYLAGNQEQEFLQYQQQQVRGRGEQRRGREQQENEGGNIFSGFKRDFLEDALNVNRHIVEKLQGRNEDQEKGAIVKVEGGLSIMSPPERQQRHPSRQDEEDEDEEDEWRPHHQKSRRERERHNGLAETICTARLHQNMVSSSSPDIYNPQAGRIKTITSFDLPALRWLRLSAEHGTLHRNAMFVPHYNLNANSIILALNGRARLQVVNCNGNTVFDEELEAGRALIVPQNFAVAAKSVSDRFTYVSFKTNDNAAIARLAGTQSTLSGMPVDVLAATFNMDRNEARQLKNNNLFKFLVPPRESERRAAA